The proteins below are encoded in one region of Penicillium psychrofluorescens genome assembly, chromosome: 4:
- a CDS encoding uncharacterized protein (ID:PFLUO_006964-T1.cds;~source:funannotate) produces MAVSAAKSRLKVIVIGAGPAGLCTATALRQEGHRVTVLERRRDTQPHGHALVIQPAAVRALQHLKGAHKAFDSVSVEAGALRWWSYKGTKPFAAPAASPSERRFQTDRPSVQKVLHELAVANGAQLLFGRTVQAIEDVAEKPRLWTADGEMFTADLIIAADGIKSATRKIIFPTQHVDPIPLRESIFLTSAPVSQLAQDARLAPWLESATKHGTLGPDRFVLSRPMHGGLLGVQFIDVDHADPGPVDGNWNTPADVGLLRTRFSDFNAITRAFLEHVRHAEKWQMARGAELATWRSASGRIVLLGDAAHAMLPHAAQGLSQGIEDALSLARMLRWTTKSGVDIPTVTKAWVNLRKPRADIFMKQSTSNANVWSLPDGPEQEARDEKIRQMGSRPPPDLSGVEMDMSANQRTPQFLKWARDYDVVLESERAMENVLSGL; encoded by the exons ATGGCTGTATCTGCAGCAAAGTCACGTCTTAAGGTAATTGTCATAGGCGCCGGACCTGCTGGTCTTTGCACGGCCACGGCCTTGAGACAAGAGGGCCACCGCGTCACCGTTCTCGAGCGACGGCGAGACACGCAGCCCCATGGTCACGCGTTAGTAATCCAGCCCGCGGCAGTCAGAGCACTCCAGCACCTCAAGGGAGCGCACAAGGCCTTCGACAGTGTCAGTGTTGAAGCAGGGGCGCTACGGTGGTGGTCGTATAAGGGTACCAAGCCCTTTGCAGCTCCAGCGGCGTCCCCTTCGGAACGGAGATTCCAAACTGATCGGCCCTCGGTACAAAAAGTACTACATGAGCTTGCAGTTGCCAATGGTGCCCAGCTTCTGTTCGGGAGGACTGTGCAAGCGATAGAAGATGTCGCGGAGAAGCCAAGGCTTTGGACAGCCGATGGAGAAATGTTTACAGCGGACTTAATTATAGCGGCGGATG GCATCAAATCTGCTACACGCAAAATCATCTTCCCAACACAGCACGTCGACCCAATTCCATTAAGAGAGTCTATCTTCCTCACAAGTGCACCCGTGTCTCAGCTCGCTCAGGACGCGCGACTAGCACCCTGGCTTGAATCGGCAACCAAGCATGGCACACTGGGGCCCGATCGATTTGTTTTGAGCCGACCCATGCACGGGGGCCTCCTCGGGGTGCAGTTTATTGACGTTGATCACGCGGATCCGGGCCCGGTCGATGGCAATTGGAACACGCCAGCCGATGTTGGTTTACTTCGTACGCGTTTCTCTGACTTTAATGCGATAACGAGGGCGTTCTTGGAGCATGTCCGCCACGCTGAAAAATGGCAGATGGCTAGAGGGGCCGAGCTGGCTACGTGGCGGAGTGCAAGCGGGCGGatcgtgctgctgggcgacgCAGCCCACGCCATGTTACCGCATGCAGCCCAGGGCCTCAGCCAAGGGATTGAAGATGCACTGAGTCTAGCTCGCATGCTGCGCTGGACGACAAAATCGGGTGTTGATATCCCCACCGTCACGAAAGCGTGGGTCAACCTACGCAAACCGCGAGCGGACATCTTCATGAAGCAGTCTACGAGCAACGCGAACGTGTGGAGCCTGCCAGATGGGCCAGAACAGGAGGCTAGGGACGAGAAAATTAGGCAGATGGGAAGTCGTCCACCACCGGACCTCAGCGGAGTGGAAATGGACATGTCGGCGAACCAGAGGACGCCGCAATTTCTCAAGTGGGCGAGGGATTATGATGTGGTTCTAGAG AGCGAGAGGGCGATGGAGAACGTCTTATCAGGCCTGTAG
- a CDS encoding uncharacterized protein (ID:PFLUO_006965-T1.cds;~source:funannotate), whose product MAAIVGPDSHARYRLAQERDFRKYVPSEFSVSQFAPFDQVSRQAFTPQPSPDPALTAFAQLGAIRVGTQRAIVTLFDRTHQHILAEGTPSLNLVGGGTQDDRDNLLLGCCVLPKERGLCHHVEGLPASARDALVVANVTVDPRIETSGLLNKLSDVRFFAAVPLVSPRGLTIGCFSVMDTNVRTAGLPDHSIRFMNDMASAIMKHLVRGHFTRKSRQSERMLVGLGSFNEGKSTLRSSWQQDNAENLRESKEGQVNSQQQDAQDNREPKPTPLVFRGPKRTEALSGAGSEHGGAEKDQTHDTALEIAPQLKPFQSIGQNLQEDSQINNIKQVFSRAANLIRESIGTEGVMFLDAQGTRFSQNGDNPGHRRSDPGINSNPSSSDDNNDSSSPTKRESAPTTQMTEGESSPSSTCLGFSSSSGSSINNETVTGPASMVPEALLNTLLRRYPHGKIFTYDAQKSVSDESDGSSRELVGAGQIQPDLRRSSSEKRMSTFQKDAQRLISIFPTARSILLLPIWDSDDRKCFAGTIIWTNDPELVFTLENEMMYVSAFANSIMAEINRLDVEMADKSKTRLLSSITHELRTPLHGILGTAEILSDTAMNALQHGMVHTIESCGRTLLDTINNLLDLTFLGENKSSRGQGDKRRRLADRSDEGQSKPRGAQPPLSHVKLDAVLEEVTESVFAGYSFYNYPKNPPPALTDSSSRSAGQTSSSNQVGPRASEVTIIFDIQPETEWEFNTKPGAWRRILMNVLGNALKYTSSGYIYVGLKSSENSVPQDNTRLISESSEEQEAEFEVTLIVKDTGKGIGSEYLQKNLFTPFMQEDSLMSGSGLGLSIVHQAVGSLGGSIEISSTEGVGTELTIRTPLVRSLNTSDAASSSTEFLSLLRYTEGKTIGFLGFGESLKSHRDRCLYESLERLCHHWFGLSVTNVSSYQGEPLLLDFYLAVQTELDSEDTKGRDLFALGEYRQGANWNGSPIVVICQSPEEAHYMFVTTKSRWETPVFEFISQPCGPRKLARALNLCIKRQRDSRSGRSSPAEQTRWVELPQSSRLPVDLPANDPPNRRMKISKRPTTDTMGSYETVQRQLSEKEGTEEGSLQNGAPPIPPANEAPEDQDQSGPSVLLVDDNDLNLQLLSAYTKKGNYEYMTARNGAEAIEIYKAHPSSFRVILLDISMPVMDGFEAARRIRSFEKDYRASLSDSAREAFPAVTIVALTGLGGTAAEQEATASGIDEFLMKPVRRSAVLAMLQKTVPCQTG is encoded by the exons ATGGCCGCGATTGTAGGCCCCGATTCGCATGCGCGATACCGCCTGGCGCAAGAACGCGATTTTCGCAA GTATGTACCGAGCGAGTTTTCCGTGTCGCAATTCGCTCCTTTCGACCAAGTTAGTCGTCAAGCCTTCACGCCACAGCCATCACCAGACCCGGCCTTGACGGCGTTTGCCCAACTAGGCGCGATCCGCGTCGGAACCCAACGGGCCATCGTCACCCTCTTTGATCGTACGCATCAGCATATCCTCGCGGAGGGTACCCCGTCATTAAATCTCGTCGGTGGAGGGACCCAGGATGATCGCGATAACCTGCTACTGGGTTGCTGTGTGCTCCCGAAAGAAAGAGGCCTGTGCCACCATGTCGAGGGTCTGCCGGCCTCCGCGCGCGACGCCTTAGTTGTTGCGAACGTGACTGTGGACCCGCGTATCGAGACTAGCGGGCTGCTGAACAAGCTATCAGATGTGCGTTTCTTTGCCGCTGTGCCTCTCGTCAGCCCGCGGGGGCTCACGATCGGTTGTTTCAGCGTGATGGACACCAATGTCAGAACTGCAGGTCTCCCAGATCACTCGATTCGCTTCATGAATGACATGGCTAGTGCCATTATGAAGCACCTGGTGAGGGGCCATTTCACCCGCAAAAGCCGCCAGTCCGAACGAATGCTTGTCGGCCTGGGCAGCTTCAATGAGGGCAAATCTACACTCCGTAGCTCATGGCAACAAGACAATGCAGAAAATCTCCGAGAGTCGAAAGAGGGCCAGGTGaacagccagcagcaggatgccCAAGACAATCGGGAGCCAAAACCAACCCCCCTTGTCTTTCGAGGTCCAAAAAGAACCGAAGCTCTTTCGGGAGCCGGGTCAGAACATGGCGGCGCGGAGAAAGACCAGACCCACGATACTGCCTTGGAGATTGCACCACAATTGAAACCATTTCAAAGTATTGGTCAAAATCTTCAAGAAGATTCGCAAATCAACAACATCAAACAAGTCTTCTCACGAGCAGCAAACTTGATAAGGGAGTCAATTGGGACTGAGGGTGTCATGTTTCTTGATGCGCAAGGCACTCGCTTTAGCCAAAACGGTGACAACCCCGGCCACAGGAGATCGGATCCCGGCATCAATAGCAATCCATCGAGCAGCGATGACAACAATGATTCGAGCTCACCGACCAAGCGCGAGTCGGCGCCCACCACTCAGATGACAGAAGGAGAGAGCTCGCCTTCGTCCACGTGCCTGGGATTCTCAAGCTCGTCAGGATCGAGCATCAACAATGAGACAGTGACTGGCCCGGCATCTATGGTGCCTGAAGCTCTGTTAAATACTCTTCTTCGCCGATACCCACATGGAAAGATATTCACCTACGATGCCCAAAAGTCTGTCTCTGATGAGAGCGATGGCAGCTCACGGGAGTTAGTTGGAGCTGGTCAGATCCAACCCGATCTACGAAGATCGTCCAGCGAGAAGCGCATGTCAACTTTCCAAAAAGACGCTCAACGCCTGATCAGCATTTTCCCAACAGCTCGAAGCATTCTACTATTACCAATCTGGGACTCGGACGACCGAAAGTGCTTCGCTGGAACGATAATCTGGACGAATGATCCGGAACTTGTTTTCACATTGGAGAACGAAATGATGTACGTTTCGGCCTTTGCGAacagcatcatggccgagatcaaccgACTGGATGTAGAGATGGCAGACAAGTCCAAGACCAGGCTGCTTAGCAGCATCACTCACGAGCTCAGGACGCCCCTGCATGGAATCTTGGGCACTGCGGAAATTCTCAGTGACACGGCCATGAATGCTTTGCAACATGGCATGGTTCACACAATTGAGTCTTGTGGTCGCACTCTCCTGGACACCATTAACAATTTGCTGGATCTCACCTTCCTTGGCGAGAACAAGAGTTCTCGAGGCCAGGGAGACAAGCGGCGTCGCTTAGCCGACAGGTCGGATGAAGGGCAAAGTAAACCTCGCGGTGCTCAGCCTCCATTATCGCATGTCAAGTTGGATGCGGTGCTCGAAGAGGTCACCGAGTCCGTTTTTGCCGGATACAGCTTTTATAACTACCCCAAGAACCCGCCGCCAGCGTTGACTGATTCTTCATCACGCTCAGCTGGTCAAACGAGCTCGTCCAACCAGGTTGGTCCACGGGCCAGCGAGGTCACCATCATTTTTGACATCCAGCCCGAGACAGAATGGGAATTCAACACCAAGCCTGGTGCCTGGCGTCGCATTCTGATGAATGTTCTTGGTAATGCACTGAAATATACAAGTTCAGGCTATATCTACGTGGGGCTGAAATCATCCGAAAACAGCGTCCCTCAAGACAACACGAGATTAATCTCAGAATCGTCAGAGGAGCAAGAGGCTGAATTCGAGGTCACTCTTATTGTCAAAGACACCGGCAAGGGAATTGGATCGGAGTATTTGCAGAAGAACCTTTTCACCCCCTTCATGCAGGAGGATTCACTCATGTCCGGGAGCGGATTGGGACTCAGCATCGTCCATCAAGCTGTTGGATCCCTGGGTGGCTCGATTGAAATCAGCTCTACCGAGGGAGTCGGCACTGAATTGACGATCCGGACTCCGCTCGTGCGTTCGCTCAATACCTCGGACGCTGCTTCGTCGAGCACGGAATTCCTCTCGCTATTAAGATATACCGAGGGGAAAACGATTGGATTCTTGGGCTTCGGGGAATCTCTGAAATCTCATCGAGATAGGTGCCTGTATGAATCCCTAGAGCGACTGTGTCACCACTGGTTCGGTCTGTCTGTGACGAACGTGTCTTCTTACCAGGGTGAACCCCTTCTCCTGGACTTCTACTTGGCCGTACAAACAGAGCTGGACAGTGAAGACACAAAGGGAAGAGACCTCTTCGCCCTCGGAGAATATCGTCAGGGTGCGAACTGGAATGGCTCACCCATCGTTGTTATCTGCCAGTCTCCTGAGGAAGCGCATTACATGTTTGTAACGACCAAGAGTCGCTGGGAGACACCCGTCTTCGAATTCATCAGTCAACCTTGCGGGCCACGCAAACTGGCCCGGGCTTTGAACCTGTGTATCAAGCGACAGCGCGATTCTCGGTCCGGCCGGTCTAGCCCTGCCGAGCAGACTCGCTGGGTTGAACTGCCGCAGTCCTCTCGTCTGCCAGTCGATCTCCCCGCTAATGATCCTCCCAACAGAAGGATGAAGATCAGCAAGCGACCGACCACGGATACAATGGGATCTTATGAAACTGTGCAACGTCAAttgtcggagaaggagggaaCCGAGGAAGGATCGCTTCAGAATGGGGCACCTCCGATCCCACCTGCGAACGAAGCGCCGGAAGACCAAGATCAGTCTGGGCCATCCGTTTTACTGGTGGATGACAATGATCTGAATCTTCAACTACTGAGCGCCTACACTAAAAAGGGCAATTACGAATACATGACCGCTCGGAACGGCGCCGAAGCCATCGAAATCTACAAAGCACATCCCAGTTCTTTCCGGGTCATTCTTCTAG ACATATCAATGCCCGTCATGGATGGCTTCGAGGCTGCCCGCCGGATCCGCTCCTTTGAAAAAGATTATCGAGCCTCGTTGTCAGATTCCGCTCGAGAGGCTTTCCCCGCCGTAACCATCGTCGCCTTGACAGGACTCGGTGGTACTGCCGCCGAGCAAGAGGCCACTGCTTCTGGCATCGACGAGTTTCTTATGAAGCCGGTTAGGCGATCCGCCGTCCTGGCAATGCTACAAAAAACGGTCCCTTGCCAGACTGGTTAA
- a CDS encoding uncharacterized protein (ID:PFLUO_006966-T1.cds;~source:funannotate) → MATNKAIPAANSDSKRYHSILEAPNLADNDEGPLKEPERYDAVSRAQTNARLQRHRIQMLDLDAAVKGSSETGYIPGSVHISHRSDEEIARRMAAEQYDPPPTSNEIPQNHHPAAPPAARMLYSHVAAGQGFAQPQPMPAGPSFYPHAPATTGFTHPDPSAPPGLPFPPTPNPRPPPQELSEESGLLPVYDFKASMERGQFRQYPPTGWNIHIRAQCRPDQVIEAIEQGIKQEYDNLVDWREGGLDAVSVVKKACGNLRWYADHGYANFQGGQAAKGRRNDPSADGQKTFAPETQFDTSSFQGRRVFLNNATLVPYMGPSCIGNAPPNNNPSSNNIAPSRSDPSSSSAARPQASQDASIWPAWCDKARKENMDPRSLDLLWDSQHPRAGLAEHPAFTRPARSPPRRPLSQLGIDIPLLDTHTTTMGPLRPSNIQPPIGTPFPASSQAAPLAQSSSLDNSMYPPTAPGMHSSNDRPFMHPPGLAPMQHSQRPMDTSYMYPRASLRQPLASSISGMSSNADSALTQPTEPTQMSFVVNPQGSGPALPPPTPMNRTMRGSVSVDRHNALVQFESQGPDDSPSPNERRQHDPHMLP, encoded by the coding sequence ATGGCAACCAACAAGGCAATTCCTGCAGCCAACAGCGATTCCAAGAGGTACCACTCCATTCTGGAAGCACCAAATTTGGCAGACAACGATGAGGGCCCCCTTAAGGAGCCGGAAAGGTACGACGCGGTGTCTCGCGCTCAAACCAATGCGCGTCTTCAACGACACAGAATTCAAATGCTTGATCTCGACGCTGCCGTGAAAGGATCTTCCGAAACAGGTTACATTCCTGGCTCTGTGCATATTAGCCATCGCAGTGACGAGGAGATCGCTCGGCGcatggctgctgagcaaTACgaccctcctccaaccaGCAATGAAATTCCGCAGAATCATCATCCTGCGGCACCGCCTGCTGCGCGCATGCTCTATTCTCATGTTGCTGCCGGCCAGGGCTTCGCTCAGCCTCAACCAATGCCGGCTGGGCCTTCCTTCTATCCCCATGCCCCTGCGACCACGGGCTTTACTCATCCTGATCCATCTGCGCCACCTGGCCTACCTTTTCCTCCGACTCCGAACCCTCGACCTCCACCCCAAGAGTTGTCGGAAGAATccggtcttcttccagtcTACGACTTCAAAGCATCCATGGAGCGTGGGCAGTTCAGACAATACCCACCCACTGGCTGGAATATACATATTCGGGCTCAGTGCCGTCCTGATCAAGTGATCGAGGCGATCGAGCAAGGTATTAAACAGGAATACGATAATCTGGTTGACTGGCGCGAGGGCGGCTTGGATGCAGTGAGCGTGGTGAAGAAAGCTTGCGGTAACCTCAGGTGGTACGCTGATCATGGCTACGCCAACTTCCAGGGAGGTCAGGCTGCGAAGGGGCGCCGGAATGATCCCTCTGCAGATGGACAGAAAACTTTTGCTCCCGAGACACAATTTGATACCTCGAGCTTTCAGGGCCGCCGTGTCTTTCTGAACAACGCTACACTCGTCCCGTATATGGGTCCATCCTGCATTGGCAATGCACCTCCGAACAACAACCCATCCTCGAACAATATTGCGCCCTCGAGAAGCGACCCGTCCTCGAGCAGTGCTGCCCGCCCACAGGCCTCTCAGGATGCCTCTATCTGGCCTGCTTGGTGTGATAAAGCGCGGAAGGAAAACATGGACCCTCGCTCTCTGGATCTTCTCTGGGATTCGCAGCATCCACGTGCAGGCCTTGCTGAGCACCCTGCATTCACTCGTCCTGCTCGTTCTCCGCCCCGACGACCCCTGTCACAGCTGGGTATTGATATTCCTCTTCTGGATACGCACACCACGACTATGGGACCTCTGCGTCCTTCGAACATTCAGCCACCCATCGGGACTCCTTTCCCTGCTTCTTCGCAGGCTGCTCCTTTGGCACAGTCCTCTTCGTTGGATAATTCAATGTACCCGCCAACTGCGCCGGGAATGCATTCATCTAATGACCGTCCTTTCATGCATCCACCCGGTCTAGCTCCGATGCAGCACTCCCAGCGCCCCATGGATACCTCCTACATGTACCCGCGTGCTTCTCTGCGACAGCCTCTTGCATCGAGTATTTCCGGAATGTCCTCAAATGCGGATTCTGCATTGACCCAGCCAACTGAACCCACTCAGATGTCTTTTGTTGTTAACCCCCAGGGTTCTGGTCCAGCACTGCCTCCACCTACCCCGATGAATCGTACCATGCGCGGCTCGGTCAGTGTCGACAGGCACAACGCTTTGGTTCAATTCGAATCTCAGGGCCCCGATgactctccctcccccaatGAAAGACGCCAGCATGATCCTCACATGCTTCCTTGA